In the Topomyia yanbarensis strain Yona2022 chromosome 3, ASM3024719v1, whole genome shotgun sequence genome, one interval contains:
- the LOC131687493 gene encoding uncharacterized protein LOC131687493: MDSICLQCSEPVTTLNQLKCQGFCDRIMHLSCSTLTRPKLDMINDSANIFWLCDSCVDLMKSSAVNAAFTALSEAFRLLTDTHKTALEALKAEMEKTRKSVESATTLPATPISWPVPNRAGAKRARETEDNKSLSKSDVPSLTCGKKKGDVAKVPTITVPPATSKCWIYLSRIATTVSEDEVGAMVKECLSTDDPVEVKKLVKKDANLSGLNFISFKIGVDPKLREMALNAETWPDGMYFREFIDFRQERTNDGKQGFRKTPRLG; this comes from the coding sequence ATGGATTCGATCTGCCTGCAGTGCTCCGAGCCGGTAACCACTTTGAATCAGCTGAAATGCCAAGGATTCTGCGACAGAATCATGCATCTATCGTGTTCAACGCTCACTCGTCCAAAATTGGACATGATTAACGACTCAGCGAATATATTCTGGCTCTGCGACAGCTGtgtggatttgatgaaatcctccgcAGTGAATGCAGCTTTTACAGCATTGAGCGAAGCGTTCCGTTTGTTGACCGACACACATAAAACAGCGCTTGAAGCATTAAAGGCTGAAATGGAGAAAACCAGAAAATCAGTGGAATCCGCAACGACACTGCCTGCAACTCCCATATCATGGCCCGTTCCAAATAGAGCTGGAGCCAAACGTGCTCGCGAGACCGAGGATAATAAATCTCTTTCTAAATCCGATGTCCCCAGCCTAACGTGTGGCAAGAAAAAGGGTGATGTAGCAAAGGTACCCACAATCACTGTTCCACCCGCTACTAGTAAATGCTGGATTTATTTGTCGCGAATTGCCACCACCGTTTCTGAAGACGAGGTTGGTGCTATGGTTAAGGAGTGCCTTTCAACGGACGATCCGGTCGAAGTGAAGAAGTTAGTGAAAAAAGACGCAAATTTGAGCGGGCttaatttcatttctttcaaaattggtGTTGATCCTAAACTTCGTGAAATGGCCCTCAATGCCGAAACTTGGCCGGATGGGATGTATTTCCGCGAGTTCATCGACTTTCGGCAAGAACGTACTAATGACGGGAAGCAGGGGTTTCGGAAAACACCTCGACTGGGATAA